A DNA window from Paramormyrops kingsleyae isolate MSU_618 chromosome 10, PKINGS_0.4, whole genome shotgun sequence contains the following coding sequences:
- the LOC140577630 gene encoding protocadherin gamma-A11-like — MTDNTITWQVKMFIFFMYLSSANGQVSYSMPEEMEKWSFVGDLVQGLGLDIKRLKTGNARIYSGGSTEFMEVDRERGVLVIKEKIDRESLCGRTSPCSLHYQLILENPMEFYTINVEITDINDNAPSFIKKQFRFEISESSITGAKFVLESAVDTDVGVNGLQSYSLKPTNNFILKLHTQTDGSKNVEMVLQKPLDREKQDQLTLVLTAMDGGNPPMSGTAEIHIIVLDANDNAPVFTQAIYKTTVTENASKGTILTRVSASDLDEGSYGKVTYSISNSMDRVSDLFQIDENNGDIRLFGEIDYEKAKHYQINVEAKDCCGLSDSTKIIIDVIDVNDNSPLIDFMSTSKSILEDSPQDTVVAILKVLDPDSENNGKVHCLIQETMPFTIRSTLNGFYSLVTALPLDRETQSEYNISVICTDEGIPSLSTSVTLSLKISDVNDNAPVFDKSLYDAYITENNALGFSILSVAAADPDWSQNARVSYLLQDTSVNGLSVSSFVSVNSETGVVHAVRSFDYEQLKDFQFKIKAQDGGSPPLSSNVIVKLFILDQNDNAPQILYPVQPAVSLVAEMVPRSADIGYLVTKVVAVDVDSGQNAWLTYKLLKPTDRALFEVGLQNGEIRTIRQISDKDAIKQKVTVVVEDNGQPRRSATVNVNVALADSFPEVISEFSDITQEKEYNDNLTFYLILALAVVSFLFIVSITTILSVKCYRWKRERLFYKSNGHLPVIPYYPTLYSDMGGTGTLPHVYNYDMCRTTDSRRSDLDYVRHCIRGDFNENSSEAETLPHVETETGISEKQTPEVQELFSMCIIMRSAGPLTPGGVT; from the exons AtgacggacaatacaataacATGGcaagtaaaaatgtttatttttttcatgtatCTGAGTTCGGCCAATGGACAAGTTAGCTATTCTATGCCAGAGGAGATGGAGAAATGGTCATTCGTGGGTGATTTAGTGCAAGGTCTCGGTTTAGATATAAAACGACTTAAAACGGGAAACGCACGTATTTATTCTGGAGGCAGCACTGAATTCATGGAGGTAGACAGAGAAAGAGGAGTCCTCGTTATTAAAGAAAAGATAGACCGAGAATCGCTCTGCGGGAGAACATCTCCCTGTTCGTTACATTACCAGCTTATTCTAGAAAATCCGATGGAATTCTATACAATCAATGTAGAAATTACAGATATAAACGACAATGCGcccagttttataaaaaaacagTTTAGGTTTGAAATAAGCGAGTCATCTATTACAGGAGCTAAATTCGTGCTGGAAAGCGCAGTTGATACTGATGTTGGGGTTAATGGCCTCCAAAGCTACTCGCTAAAACCGACAAATAATTTTATTCTTAAGCTGCACACTCAGACAGACGGGAGTAAAAATGTAGAAATGGTTCTGCAGAAACCGCTAGACAGGGAGAAGCAGGACCAATTGACGCTGGTGTTAACAGCTATGGATGGTGGCAATCCGCCGATGTCCGGGACTGCGGAGATACACATTATTGTACTTGATGCAAATGACAACGCTCCTGTTTTTACACAAGCCATTTACAAGACAACCGTAACAGAAAATGCTTCTAAAGGTACTATTTTAACGCGAGTGAGCGCCTCAGATTTAGATGAAGGTTCTTATGGTAAAGTCACTTATTCTATTTCAAATAGCATGGATAGAGTGTCTGATTTATTTCAGATCGACGAAAATAACGGAGATATCCGACTGTTTGGTGAAATCGATTATGAAAAGGCCAAACATTATCAGATTAATGTAGAAGCAAAGGATTGTTGCGGTCTCTCTGATTCTACTAAAATAATAATCGACGTTATTGATGTAAACGATAACAGCCCATTAATTGACTTCATGTCAACATCTAAATCAATACTAGAGGACTCGCCCCAAGACACGGTTGTAGCTATACTAAAAGTTCTTGATCCTGACTCTGAGAATAATGGAAAAGTTCACTGTCTTATCCAAGAAACCATGCCATTTACAATCAGGTCAACGCTAAATGGTTTCTACAGTCTTGTAACGGCGCTGCCTTTAGATCGAGAAACACAATCTGAATATAACATTAGCGTGATCTGCACCGATGAGGGAATCCCGTCACTTTCTACCAGCGTCACTTTAAGCTTAAAGATATCAGACGTGAACGATAATGCGCCAGTCTTTGACAAAAGTTTATATGACGCATATATAACTGAGAATAACGCCCTTGGATTCTCCATACTGTCAGTGGCAGCTGCTGATCCTGACTGGAGTCAAAACGCTCGTGTTTCCTATTTATTGCAAGATACGTCAGTAAATGGATTATCTGTCTCCTCCTTCGTGTCCGTTAACTCAGAGACAGGTGTTGTCCATGCAGTGCGATCTTTTGATTACGAACAACTGAAAGACTTTcagttcaaaataaaagcacaagaCGGAGGGTCACCTCCACTGAGTAGCAACGTGATTGTAAAATTATTTATCTTGGACCAGAATGACAATGCGCCTCAGATTCTCTATCCAGTACAACCTGCTGTATCTCTGGTGGCTGAAATGGTTCCTCGTTCAGCAGACATCGGCTATCTTGTCACAAAAGTCGTGGCTGTTGATGTGGACTCCGGACAGAATGCCTGGCTGACATATAAACTTCTGAAACCTACAGACAGAGCGTTATTTGAAGTTGGTTTACAGAATGGCGAAATCAGAACAATACGACAGATCAGTGATAAAGATGCTATCAAACAAAAAGTAACTGTTGTCGTGGAGGACAACGGACAGCCGAGGCGATCAGCAACAGTCAACGTTAACGTGGCGTTAGCGGACAGCTTCCCTGAAGTGATTTCGGAATTCAGTGACATTACGCAGGAGAAGGAATACAACGACAATCtgactttttatttaattttagctTTAGCTGtagtttcttttcttttcatcGTCTCAATTACAACCATTTTATCAGTGAAGTGTTACAGATGGAAGCGCGAACGACTGTTTTATAAATCCAATGGACATTTACCTGTTATTCCGTATTATCCAACCCTTTATTCGGATATGGGAGGTACAGGGACTTTACCACATGTGTACAATTACGACATGTGCAGGACGACGGACTCTAGGCGGAGTGACTTAGATTATGTCAGACATTGCATTCGAGGCGATTTCAATGAGAACTCCAGCGAAGCTGAGACACTTCCGCATGTGGAGACAGAAACGGGGATTTCTGAAAAGCAG ACGCCGGAGGTACAGGAACTCTTCAGCATGTGTATAATTATGAGGTCTGCGGGACCGCTGACTCCAGGAGGAGTGACCTGA